One Trichosurus vulpecula isolate mTriVul1 chromosome 7, mTriVul1.pri, whole genome shotgun sequence genomic region harbors:
- the POLR3GL gene encoding DNA-directed RNA polymerase III subunit RPC7-like isoform X1: MASRGGGRGRGRGRGQLTFNMEAVGIGKGDALPPPTLKPSPLFPPLEFRPVPLPSGEEGEYVLALKQELRGAMRQLPYFIRPAAPKRDVERYSDKYQMSGPIDSAIDWNPDWRRLPKELKIRVRKLQKERTAILIPKRAPKTPAEKEETIQKLETLEKKEEEVTSEEEEEKEEEEEKEDEEEEEYDEEEHEEETDYIMSYFDNGEDFGGDSDDNMDEAIY, encoded by the exons ATGGCCAGCCGGGGtgggggccggggccggggccggggtcGAGGTCAGCTGACCTTCAACATGGAGGCTGTGGGCATTGGGAAAGGGGATGCTCTGCCCCCTCCCACTCTCAAGCCCTCCCCACTTTTCCCT CCCCTGGAATTCCGTCCGGTGCCACTACCCTCAGGAGAAGAAGGTGAGTATGTTCTTGCCCTGAAACAGGAGCTACGTGGGGCCATGAGGCAGCTTCCGTACTTCATTCGTCCAGCCGCACCAAAGAGAG ATGTGGAGCGTTATTCAGACAAATATCAGATGTCAGGGCCAATTGACAGTGCGATTGATTGGAACCCTG ATTGGAGGCGTCTTCCTAAAGAGCTCAAGATACGAGTTCGAAAACTACAGAAGGAAC ggACAGCCATCCTGATCCCCAAGAGGGCCCCTAAAACTCcagcagagaaagaagaaaccattcAAAAACTGGAG ACcttagagaagaaggaagaagaagtgacttcagaagaggaagaagagaaagaagaggaggaggagaaggaagatgaagaggaagaggagtatGATGAAGAAGAGCATGAGGAG GAGACAGATTACATCATGTCATATTTTGACAATGGAGAAGATTTTGGGGGTGACAGCGATGATAACATGGATGAAGCAATTTACTGA
- the POLR3GL gene encoding DNA-directed RNA polymerase III subunit RPC7-like isoform X2: MRQLPYFIRPAAPKRDVERYSDKYQMSGPIDSAIDWNPDWRRLPKELKIRVRKLQKERTAILIPKRAPKTPAEKEETIQKLETLEKKEEEVTSEEEEEKEEEEEKEDEEEEEYDEEEHEEETDYIMSYFDNGEDFGGDSDDNMDEAIY, from the exons ATGAGGCAGCTTCCGTACTTCATTCGTCCAGCCGCACCAAAGAGAG ATGTGGAGCGTTATTCAGACAAATATCAGATGTCAGGGCCAATTGACAGTGCGATTGATTGGAACCCTG ATTGGAGGCGTCTTCCTAAAGAGCTCAAGATACGAGTTCGAAAACTACAGAAGGAAC ggACAGCCATCCTGATCCCCAAGAGGGCCCCTAAAACTCcagcagagaaagaagaaaccattcAAAAACTGGAG ACcttagagaagaaggaagaagaagtgacttcagaagaggaagaagagaaagaagaggaggaggagaaggaagatgaagaggaagaggagtatGATGAAGAAGAGCATGAGGAG GAGACAGATTACATCATGTCATATTTTGACAATGGAGAAGATTTTGGGGGTGACAGCGATGATAACATGGATGAAGCAATTTACTGA
- the ANKRD34A gene encoding ankyrin repeat domain-containing protein 34A — MLHAEGHALLRAVGQGKLRLTRLLLEGGAYVNEGDAQGETALMAACRARYDDPESRARMVRYLLEQGADPNIADRLGRTALMHACAGGGGAAVATLLLAHGADPSARDHAGASALVHALDRGDRETLSALLEACKAKGTEVIIITTDTSPSGTKKTRQYLNSPPSPGVEDPPAPVPTPGVCMSPSEIQLQTGGGGKGVLSPRAQEEEEKRDVFEFPLLKPPDDPASSEPLPKPPRHPPPKPLKRLNSEPWGLVAPPQPLPPAEGRPGTDRLIAEFNGLALTSRPRLSRRHSTEGPEEPPPWAEKVTGGGALSRRNTAPEAQESAPLPGLKQKLSRMEPVELDGPSHLCTDSPDSSRLSHERRWYNASPLTLPPASSVTSPGQSQESLPGAVSPLSGRRRSPGLLERRGSGTLLLDHISHTRPGFLPPLNVSPHPPIPDIRPLPGCRAPSLPAPHHSGGLGSPRAKRKLVRRHSMQTEQIRQLGGFQSLGGPGEQGR; from the coding sequence ATGCTGCACGCCGAGGGGCACGCTCTCCTGCGGGCAGTGGGGCAGGGGAAGCTGCGCTTGACTCGGTTGCTCTTAGAGGGAGGTGCTTACGTGAATGAGGGCGACGCGCAGGGGGAGACTGCGCTGATGGCTGCCTGTCGGGCCCGCTACGACGACCCCGAGAGCCGGGCCCGCATGGTACGCTACCTCCTGGAGCAGGGCGCTGACCCCAACATAGCTGATCGACTGGGGCGCACGGCTCTCATGCACGCCTGCGCCGGAGGTGGAGGAGCTGCAGTAGCTACCCTTCTCCTGGCCCACGGCGCGGACCCGTCGGCCCGCGACCACGCTGGCGCCTCAGCTCTAGTCCACGCGTTGGACCGCGGTGATCGCGAGACCCTCTCAGCTTTGCTGGAAGCCTGCAAAGCCAAGGGCACAGAAGTCATCATCATTACTACGGACACTTCGCCCTCGGGCACCAAGAAGACCCGGCAGTATCTCAATTCTCCTCCCTCCCCGGGGGTCGAAGACCCGCCTGCCCCAGTCCCAACCCCAGGGGTTTGCATGTCGCCTTCGGAAATCCAACTGCAGactggagggggaggaaaaggagtgCTGTCTCCCCGGGcccaagaggaggaggagaagcgaGACGTGTTCGAATTCCCCCTCCTTAAGCCCCCAGACGACCCCGCTTCTTCTGAGCCCCTCCCCAAACCACCCCGCCACCCGCCACCTAAACCACTCAAGAGGCTCAATTCCGAGCCTTGGGGGCTAGTCGCCCCTCCTCAACCGCTCCCGCCGGCCGAGGGGCGACCGGGGACTGACCGATTGATTGCCGAATTTAACGGCCTGGCGCTGACAAGTCGACCTCGGCTCTCTCGGCGCCACAGCACCGAGGGGCCTGAGGAACCACCCCCGTGGGCTGAAAAAGTGACAGGTGGAGGGGCCCTTTCCCGGCGCAATACGGCGCCGGAGGCCCAGGAATCGGCTCCCCTGCCCGGGCTGAAGCAGAAGCTGAGCCGCATGGAGCCGGTGGAGCTAGACGGCCCCAGTCACCTATGCACTGATTCTCCGGACTCCAGTCGCTTGTCTCATGAGCGCCGCTGGTACAACGCTTCCCCACTGACCCTCCCTCCGGCCAGTTCAGTTACTTCACCTGGGCAGTCTCAAGAGAGCCTTCCCGGGGCTGTGTCTCCTTTGAGTGGACGGAGACGGAGTCCTGGGCTGCTGGAACGGAGGGGCTCTGGGACGTTGCTCCTGGACCACATCTCCCATACCCGGCCAGGCTTCCTGCCGCCACTCAATGTCAGTCCCCACCCTCCCATCCCAGACATTCGACCTCTGCCAGGGTGTCGGGCCCCATCCCTCCCTGCTCCGCATCATTCCGGGGGCCTTGGGTCTCCCAGGGCCAAGAGGAAATTAGTGAGACGTCACTCCATGCAGACAGAGCAGATAAGACAGCTAGGGGGGTTCCAGAGTCTAGGGGGACCAGGAGAACAAGGGCGTTGA